Genomic window (Pyrus communis chromosome 13, drPyrComm1.1, whole genome shotgun sequence):
TATACTTTGACAAATGCAATGACTTCTTCCACTCTAATAGCATCCAGATCTCAAGTTTCCTCAATAATAGACACAATGGATTTATACCTCCTACTTAGACTCATCAATAATTTCTGCACAATTCTTTGTTCAGTCACATCTTCACCAAGAGACTTCAGATTATTCACAATTCCAAAAAACCTACCCAAATAGTCATCTAGGTTTTCACTATCTGTCATTCTCATATATTCAAAATCAGCCCTAACAGCTTGAAGTTTCACAGCTCTTACCTTTTTATCTCATCTGAACTCTCTTCTCAGGATGTCCCAAGCCCCTTTTGCAGTCTTCTCATTTCTGATACGAGGAAAAAGCTCATCTGTTATAGCTCCTTGTATAAGACTCAACACCTTGGCGTTTTTTATTCTGTCTTCTCTGGAGATGGTTGGTGGTTCCACTGGAATTTGCTCAGCCTCGCTACCCTCATCTCCAGAACCTTCTTCCTCTTCAGGAATCTGCTGCACTTGTACACCGAGTTCCACTACATCCCATAGATCATGCGCTATGAGGATAGTTTCCATCTTGACAGCCCAAAAATCGTAGTTTGCACCATCGAACTGTGGAGTTTGTAAGTCTCCACCGGAAGAACCTGATCCCACCATTTTCTTAGTGAGTATCAGTGAATCAACCAATAAAGGAACCACCTTTATCCCGTCTGGGACTTTTTTCTAGGAGGAACCTCTCTCACAGCTTTACTC
Coding sequences:
- the LOC137712299 gene encoding uncharacterized protein, translated to MVGSGSSGGDLQTPQFDGANYDFWAVKMETILIAHDLWDVVELGVQVQQIPEEEEGSGDEGSEAEQIPVEPPTISREDRIKNAKVLSLIQGAITDELFPRIRNEKTAKGAWDILRREFR